The DNA sequence GCCCGGTACGTCCACCACCTGACTGGTGTAAAGCACGCGGCCATTGGAGCAGTAGATGCGGACGTAAAAGCGATTTGGAATGAGCATGTCTCCCGTCGTGACCAAGTAGGTCTCAGCGTAGAACAAACCCGCGCCGATCTCAAGGGCTTGGCCGTTAATGGGGAACTCGATGTAGTTCACGGTTCGGCTGGGGCCGTTCAGACACATCGGAGGATCATCGCACAACGGCGGCTGGGGGTCTTCATCGTCCGGTCCGTCGCTGTCGCGATCCCAAAAAATCTTGAGCATCACCCCGTCCGGCAGCGGTTCCGTTCCGTCGCAGGAAGTGTGGAGGGGTTGGTCTATGTTGTAGAACGCCGTGACCGACGGAATGAGCGGATCGGCTGCAGTCTCATTCGCGGTTTGCGGAAACTCATAGATGACGTGCAGATAAACATTGGATATCGGATCTCCGGCAGCATCGCGGATCGTCCCGGAAATCCGTGCCATCCCCGCCGGCACTTCTTCGTCGTTGCCGTTCCCGTCGGGCGGAGGGTTGTCCTCGTTCGCGCAGGAAAGCAAGGCAAGACAGATTAGCGCCGCCAAAGCCGATTGCCAGACCAACTTGTGCCATTTCATGACTAAATCCTCTGAAGTTGTACTTTCGCTCTCCAATATACAACTTTGCAGGGGCATCCGAAACTCCGCATTGCATTTTCAAGGGCCACCCTTGATGCTTGAAAATGTGCAGATACTTGCCATATTGAATGTGCAGTCGTCGTTTGTACATCGCTCGCAACTAAATCATTGTAATTGTTTGCGATGAAAACTGGGGCGGAATAGCAGCGACGATGTGTGAGGCAATCCTCTTCCTCACTTTTCCAACAACCAAGGATACCAAAGGAGGCCCGCCCATGGCCGGTTTGATCGTAATTCTGGTAATTCTCGTGGTCCTCGTCCTGTGGGTCGTAGGGATCTACAACGGGCTGGTGGGGATGCGCAATCAGGTCCGCAACGCATGGGCGCAGATTGACGTGCAGCTCAAGCGGCGGCGCGATCTCATTCCCAACCTCGTGGAAGTGGTCAAGGACTACATGGAGTATGAGCAGGAAACGCTCACCAAGGTGGTGGAAGCGCGCTCGAAAGCGATCAATGCGCAGGGCGTCGCGGCCACCGGAGAGGCCGAGAACATGCTCACCGGCGCGCTCAAGTCGCTGTTTGCGGTGATGGAAAACTATCCCAC is a window from the bacterium genome containing:
- a CDS encoding LemA family protein codes for the protein MAGLIVILVILVVLVLWVVGIYNGLVGMRNQVRNAWAQIDVQLKRRRDLIPNLVEVVKDYMEYEQETLTKVVEARSKAINAQGVAATGEAENMLTGALKSLFAVMENYPT